The following proteins come from a genomic window of Montipora foliosa isolate CH-2021 chromosome 2, ASM3666993v2, whole genome shotgun sequence:
- the LOC137991930 gene encoding uncharacterized protein: protein MGKIPSELRLVVSRKFGSEESWNLDALLSALKTELEARERCTAMKTSGANANTPRFEQYRARSKQPHSASALYTGSEEFTQQCVFCKKNHKSINCMTITEPKARRTILRRNGKCFVCLKGGHISTNCPSKAKCFNCEGRHHVTICERIRNIPSSRNVVRDEETPHGSGSSQDRSREAGTSAMHVSNNANSVLLQVAQAFVCRPDNRQLGLNAHVIFDSCSQRSYITSKACEQLNLPTIGKETLLIKTFGDNSASVKECDVVQLCVRTLDEMNVYITSYVVPVICSPVSNQQTRTTLECYPYLQGLQLACDTSDSVSVDVLIGADYYWSFFTGNIIKGDPYGPVALETNLGWVLSGPTMCSTLTRSYTVNLSSTHVLKIESTEISDMKDDLQKFWDLETLGMKEHETSVYDKFSNDITFTGKRYQVKLPFKDNHPMLPDNYTVALRRLTTTIKKLKNQPEILKQYDGVIREQLHSGVVEMVPQDQMPPPGDVHYLPHRTVVRLDRDTTKVRVVYDASSKVFGPSLNDCLHIGPSLNPLLFDILLRFRVHEVALTADIEKAFLNIEIDPEHRDFVRFLWVEDPNKESPEVMVLRFARVVFGVNSSPFILNATIRHYLNTCLPVDSALARELLKSLYVDDYVSGNGDVDSVFKLAKKIKLCLKSGGFNMRKWSSNSESLLKSLEQDEAFSDDFEMSNGPRVEEEDESFSKSVFKQSTEKEQKVLGMLWNPTQDELIYDLNKTLGDVDAQPATRRLILSTATRFFDPLGLIAPVILPFKMMFQKLCKAGKDWDELVDAELNHQWLATLSDLREAERVSFKRCYAKGLNGDKVNSVQLHCFADASEKAYGAVVYMRVEYEARVECQIVSSKTRVAPLAKQTIPRLELLSNLTATRLLNSVSQALDDVKIDDIFNWTDSMISLWWITNTDKEYKQFVENRVAEIRRNSRPEQWRYCPTADNPADIASRGIKSTELKESSLWLHGPDFLSKTSEQWPVQPTVVQVREDVSELKSFKPAVSSLVTTCVQGKEKEPSLTNLINLENFSSLTKLLRVTVLVVLFIEKLKKTRSREGTEEDFTKLYRQAEMLWIRHVQQEISKSDKYPQMKSSLGLYRDEEGILRCRGRIGMSSLPYDTRFPILLPRSQYFTKLVILKCHDQVMHNGVAETLVQVRSRYWIVKGRQTVKSIINKCVLCKKLEGRPYGTPPTSQLPGFRLSDEFAFTSIGVDFAGPVYVKDIYHKSDDMNKAYIVLYTCASSRAVHLDVVPRLTTEAFVRSFKRFIARRGVPNLVVSDNGSTFKSEELKKLLADHRIEWKFNVALAPWWGGFFERLVRSTKRCLKKTLGFARVSYEELLSVVVEIEGILNSRPLTYVDDELRSPLTPSQLVIGRRLLSKEEKTPSEAPQTRSELSRLAKYLTTVLSQFWRRWQKEYLTELRVHHNCQLKNRQPIVNVGDVVCIHKDRTPRLLWNMGVVKALITGRDGFHRAAVVRTRSGDRVIDVTRPLKKFFPVETGLGVHERQKGNTDFPITFVGNAEQEHVTEH from the coding sequence ATGGGAAAAATCCCCTCAGAATTACGATTGGTTGTAAGCCGTAAGTTTGGCAGTGAGGAATCATGGAATCTTGATGCCTTGTTGAGTGCACTGAAAACTGAGTTGGAAGCCAGGGAAAGATGTACTGCAATGAAAACAAGTGGTGCAAATGCCAATACACCCAGGTTTGAACAGTACAGAGCAAGAAGCAAACAACCCCATTCTGCTTCTGCCCTTTATACAGGCAGTGAGGAATTTACTCAACAATGTGTTTTTTGCAAGAAGAATCACAAATCCATTAACTGCATGACCATCACTGAACCGAAAGCTAGGAGAACAATACTAAGACGAAATGGCAAGTGTTTTGTGTGCCTGAAGGGTGGCCATATCTCCACAAATTGTCCGTCAAAGGCAAAATGCTTTAACTGTGAAGGTAGACACCATGTAACCATTTGTGAAAGAATAAGGAACATTCCATCATCCAGGAATGTAGTTCGTGACGAGGAAACACCACATGGATCTGGATCATCTCAAGATAGGAGCAGAGAAGCTGGAACTTCAGCAATGCACGTTAGCAACAATGCCAACTCTGTGTTGTTACAGGTAGCCCAAGCCTTTGTTTGCAGACCAGATAACCGACAACTTGGATTGAATGCCCATGTGATATTTGATTCCTGTAGCCAGAGATCATACATAACCAGTAAGGCATGTGAACAATTGAACCTACCAACCATTGGTAAGGAGACACTTTTGATCAAAACATTTGGAGATAACTCAGCCTCTGTGAAGGAATGTGATGTTGTGCAATTGTGTGTCAGAACATTGGATGAAATGAATGTGTATATCACCTCATATGTTGTACCAGTAATTTGCAGCCCAGTGTCCAATCAACAGACTCGAACCACGTTGGAATGCTACCCCTACTTGCAGGGTCTACAACTTGCATGTGATACAAGTGATTCTGTCAGTGTTGATGTGCTGATAGGAGCAGATTATTACTGGTCGTTCTTTACTGGGAACATCATTAAAGGAGATCCCTATGGACCAGTAGCCCTTGAAACCAATTTAGGTTGGGTTTTATCAGGACCAACTATGTGCTCAACATTGACAAGGTCATACACTGTGAATCTGAGTTCCACGCATGTGTTAAAGATAGAGTCCACAGAGATAAGTGATATGAAGGATGAtctgcagaaattttgggacTTAGAAACTTTGGGCATGAAGGAACATGAAACTTCAGTctatgacaagttttcaaatgacatcaCATTTACTGGAAAGAGATACCAGGTCAAGTTACCATTCAAGGATAATCACCCCATGTTACCAGACAATTATACAGTGGCATTGCGTAGACTGACAACAACAATCAAGAAGCTCAAGAACCAACCAGAAATTCTGAAGCAGTATGATGGTGTGATTAGAGAGCAACTGCACAGTGGTGTGGTTGAAATGGTACCACAAGATCAAATGCCACCGCCTGGAGATGTCCACTATCTTCCACACAGGACAgtagtgagacttgacagagaTACAACTAAGGTGAGAGTTGTATACGATGCCTCATCTAAAGTGTTTGGGCCTAGTTTAAATGACTGTCTGCACATTGGACCTTCTCTTAATCCCTTGTTATTTGACATTTTGCTGAGGTTCAGAGTCCATGAAGTTGCCCTAACTGCAGACATCGAGAAGGCGTTTTTGAACATTGAGATTGATCCTGAACACAGGGACTTTGTGAGATTTTTATGGGTGGAAGATCCGAATAAGGAAAGTCCAGAAGTCATGGTACTACGTTTTGCACGTGTGGTATTTGGTGTTAACTCAAGTCCTTTCATTCTAAATGCCACAATCAGACACTATTTGAACACATGTTTGCCAGTGGACAGTGCACTTGCAAGAGAGCTGTTGAAGTCTTTATATGTTGATGACTATGTGTCTGGAAATGGTGACGTGGATAGTGTGTTCAAATTGGCTAAGAAGATAAAGCTCTGTCTTAAGTCAGGAGGCTTCAATATGAGAAAGTGGAGTAGCAATTCAGAAAGTCTGCTGAAATCACTAGAACAAGATGAAGCTTTCAGTGATGACTTTGAAATGAGCAATGGACCTagagtagaagaagaagacgaaagcTTCTCTAAATCAGTTTTCAAGCAAAGTACAGAAAAGGAGCAAAAGGTTTTGGGAATGCTTTGGAACCCAACCCAAGATGAACTGATTTATGATCTGAACAAGACATTGGGAGATGTAGATGCCCAACCAGCAACAAGAAGATTGATTCTCAGTACAGCTACAAGGTTTTTTGACCCCTTGGGGTTGATAGCTCCGGTCATTCTTCCATTTAAGATGATGTTTCAGAAACTTTGCAAGGCTGGaaaagactgggacgagttgGTCGATGCTGAACTCAATCACCAGTGGCTGGCGACTCTATCGGATTTGAGAGAGGCTGAAAGAGTGAGCTTTAAGAGATGTTATGCTAAGGGATTGAATGGAGACAAGGTCAATTCAGTCCAACTTCACTGTTTTGCTGACGCATCGGAAAAGGCTTATGGAGCTGTGGTCTACATGAGAGTAGAGTATGAGGCGAGGGTGGAATGTCAGATAGTATCTTCGAAGACAAGAGTTGCACCATTAGCTAAACAAACTATCCCTCGTCTGGAGTTGCTGTCCAACTTAACTGCGACCAGATTGTTGAACAGCGTGAGTCAAGCATTAGACGACGTAAAAATTGACGATATTTTTAACTGGACAGATTCCATGATTTCGCTGTGGTGGATCACAAACACTGATAAGGAGTACAAGCAGTTTGTCGAGAACCGAGTGGCCGAAATTCGAAGGAATTCACGCCCTGAGCAGTGGAGGTACTGTCCGACAGCAGACAATCCAGCTGATATAGCGTCCAGAGGAATCAAGTCTACTGAGTTGAAAGAAAGCAGCCTGTGGTTACATGGACCCGACTTCCTGTCTAAGACTAGTGAGCAGTGGCCAGTTCAGCCGACAGTTGTACAAGTCAGAGAAGATGTAAGCGAACTGAAATCGTTTAAACCAGCTGTTTCCAGCTTAGTCACCACGTGTGTTCAAGGGAAGGAAAAAGAACCGAGTCTAACTAACTTAATCAATCTTGAGAACTTTAGTTCTTTAACCAAGCTTCTAAGAGTGACTGTGTTGGTTGTGttgtttattgagaaattgAAGAAGACGAGGTCCCGAGAAGGAACGGAGGAAGATTTTACGAAATTATACAGACAAGCGGAGATGTTGTGGATTAGGCATGTTCAGCAAGAGATCTCAAAAAGCGACAAGTATCCACAGATGAAGTCATCATTAGGACTTTATCGAGACGAAGAAGGGATACTACGATGTCGAGGAAGAATTGGCATGTCTTCCCTACCGTACGATACACGATTTCCGATACTGTTGCCGAGAAGTCAATATTTCACTAAGTTGGTGATTCTCAAGTGCCATGATCAAGTGATGCACAATGGAGTGGCAGAGACCTTGGTTCAAGTTAGGTCACGGTATTGGATTGTGAAGGGCAGACAAACGGTGAAGAGTATAATCAACAAGTGTGTACtgtgcaagaaacttgaaggtcGTCCATATGGAACGCCGCCTACCTCTCAACTTCCAGGGTTCAGATTGTCCGACGAATTTGCATTTACAAGTATAGGAGTTGACTTTGCGGGCCCTGTTTATGTCAAGGACATTTATCACAAGAGTGATGATATGAACAAGGCATACATCGTGTTATACACATGTGCCTCCAGTCGGGCAGTTCATCTCGACGTCGTCCCGAGGTTGACAACCGAAGCTTTCGTGAGAAGTTTTAAAAGGTTCATTGCCAGACGAGGTGTTCCAAATCTTGTAGTGTCAGATAATGGATCCACTTTCAAGAGTGAAGAGCTGAAGAAGTTGCTAGCAGACCACCGCATAGAATGGAAATTTAATGTCGCGTTAGCTCCTTGGTGGGGAGGATTTTTTGAACGCCTCGTTAGATCAACTAAACGCTGTCTCAAGAAAACCTTAGGATTCGCGAGAGTCAGCTATGAAGAATTGCTCTCTGTTGTTGTGGAAATAGAGGGAATACTGAATTCACGACCTCTCACGTACGTGGATGATGAATTACGAAGTCCGTTGACGCCGTCACAATTGGTTATTGGTCGTCGCCTGTTGagtaaagaagagaaaactcccTCGGAAGCGCCTCAGACCAGAAGTGAATTGTCAAGACTTGCGAAGTATCTGACAACTGTTCTGTCGCAGTTTTGGAGACGTTGGCAGAAGGAGTACTTGACAGAGTTACGTGTCCATCATAATTGCCAACTGAAAAACAGGCAACCAATTGTCAATGTAGGAGACGTTGTTTGCATTCACAAGGACAGGACGCCGAGACTATTGTGGAATATGGGAGTGGTCAAAGCCCTCATTACAGGACGAGATGGATTTCACCGAGCAGCAGTGGTGAGAACTCGAAGTGGAGATCGAGTAATCGACGTGACAAGACCCTTAAAGAAGTTTTTTCCTGTAGAAACTGGATTAGGAGTACATGAACGTCAGAAAGGGAACACTGATTTTCCAATTACCTTTGTGGGAAACGCTGAACAAGAACACGTAACTGAACATTAA